In Tumebacillus amylolyticus, the genomic stretch GCGTTCCAAGGAAGACGCGCACGACTACCGCTACTTCCCGGAGCCGGACCTCGTGCAATTGGAAATTGACGAGGCTTGGATTGCCTCTGTGCGTGCGACGATCCCGGAACTTCCGGCTGAGCGTAAGGAACGCTACCAGAGCGAGTTCGGGTTGCCGTCCCACGATGCGGAAGTCCTGACCGCGTCCAAGCGTGTCGCGGACTTTTTTGAAGCCACGGTTTCCAAGGGTGTGGAAGCGAAGACCGTGTCGAACTGGATCATGGGCGACTTGCTTGGCTATTTGAACTCGAACAACTTGGAGCTCACCGAAGTGCCGCTCAAACCGGAACAGCTCGGTGCGATGATCAAGATGATCGAGGGCGGGCAGATCTCGACCAAGATCGCGAAGGACGTATTCAAAGACATGCTCCAAACGGGCAAGGACCCGGACGTCATCGTGCAGGAAAAAGGCCTCGTGCAGATTTCCGACGAGGGCGAGCTGCTCAAGATCGTGGACGAAGTGCTCGCCAACAACCCGAAAATCGTCGAGGACTTCAAGGCCGGCAAGGAAAAAGCGCTCGGTGCGCTCGTCGGCCAAACGATGAAAGCCACCAAAGGCAAGGGCAACCCGGGCCTGCTCAACAAGCTGATCCTCGAACGTCTGAACGCGTAACCGCATGACCGAAAAAACCCCAAGCCCGGCTTGGGGTTTTGTTACGGTAAGTCACAGGAGGTGTCGCACCATGCGACCACGTGCACGATTAATATACAACCCGTCGGCAGGCAAAGAAGCCCTGCTCCATTCGGTTCCTCACATCTTGGATTATCTCGAGCAGGGGGGACTTGAAGTCTCAACTTCTATGACGCACGGACCCAACGACGGCGTGGCGGCGGCGAAGCAAGCGTGTGAGGAAGGATTCGATCTCGTGATCGCGGCCGGTGGAGACGGCACGATCAACGAAGTGATCAACGGACTGTCCCAGATGGAGAAACGCCCGACGCTTGGCATCTTGCCGGGCGGGACCACCAACGACTTGGCGCGTGCCTTGCGTTTGCCGCGCGACTTGCGCAGTGCGTGTGAGATTATCTTGCAAGGCCATCGCGTGCCGCTCGACGTCGGTCGAGTGGGGGATGGTTTTTTTATCAACATCGCAGGTTGCGGGCGCTTGACGGAGATCACGTATGAAGTGCCAAGCAAGCTCAAGACGCACTTGGGGCAGTTGGCGTACTATGTGAAGGGCTTGGAGAAGTTGCCGTTTCTGAAACCGATTGAGATCGACATCGACTCGCCGGACTTTGCGTATGAGGGCAAAGCGATGCTCTGCCTGATTGCGAACTCGAATTCGATCGGCGGATTTGAGAAGTTGGCGCCCAATGCGAGCTTGCACGACGGCGTTTTTGACGTAATCATCGTGAAGCCGTGCAAGATGCCGGAGTTGATTCGCCTCGCGACACTCGCACTGCGGGGAGAGCATCTGAACAGCGACCGTGTGATCTACTTCCACACAGACCGCTTGACGGTGTCTTCGCCGGAGGAAGTGGAGTTGAACTTGGACGGGGAGTACGGCGGCCCGTTGCCGCAGGAATTCGCCTGTCTGAAACACCACTTGGAAGTGCTGGTCGCCAAGCCGGAACTGGAGGCGTAGAAGGATGAGTGAACAACCTCGTTCCCGCGCAGGTCGTTTCGTCGACGAACCGTTCCCCGAGCTCTGCGATTGGGTGGCACATCCCGATGTGCCGAGCCCGGCCGGTGGCACGGTGACAGCTTGTTGCGCCGCGCTTGCCGCTTCCTTGGCAGAACTCATCGCCCGCGTGACTCGGAATCGTCTGGCACGTCAGGGACAAACTGATACAGAGATGGAAAAAATCCTCGCCGAAGCCAACAGCTTGCGTTCGAAGTTGTTGGAGTACGGCGAAGGGGACGTCTATGCGGCTGCGAAGATTATCAAAGGAGACCTCGCAGCTTGCGTGCGCAAGGACGTTGGCAGCCCCGCGAAGATCGCCGGCACGACCGTGAAGTTGTTGCGGTTGCTGGATGGCTTGGGGCTGAAAGTCCCGAAGCACTTGCACAGTGATTTACGAGTGGTGATGTTTCTGTCGCATGCCTGTGTGTTTGCGATCTGCGAAATTGCAGAGGCGAACATCAGGATGGCAGGCGGGGCGGACGACGCCCTGCAGGAACGAATCGACCGCTGGCGTCAAGAAGCGAACGACTATCGAGACCGCGTTCTCGCGCAAACATAAGGAGACCGACACATGGCCAAACCGAAAACTCCCGTACCCGTTCAGAAAAACGAATACTACGAGATCGACATCACCGGGCTCGGACACGAAGGAGAGGGCGTCGGGAAAGTCGATGGCTTCACCGTTTTTGTCCCGAAAGCGTTGCCGGGTGAGCGGGTGAAAGCAAAGATTACGAAGGTGCAGAAGACTTATTCGTACGGGCGTTTGATTGAGACTTTAGTTTCGACGCCGGACCGCGAAGAGCCGCCGTGCCCGATTTACCACCGTTGCGGTGGGTGCCAGCTTCAACATCTGTCGTATGAGGCGCAACTGCGTCACAAGCGGCAGACGGTTGTGGATGCACTGACCCGGATTGGGAAGTTGGAGGGTGTGACGGTTCACGAGACCCTGGGGATGAGCGATCCGTGGGCGTATCGGAATAAAGCGCAGGTGCCGCTGGGTGAGATTGACGGGCGTCTTGCGGTGGGGTTCTACGCGCCGCGTACGCATGAGATTATCGAGATGCAGGGGTGTGGGATTCAGCATCCTTATAATGATGAGATTGTACATACGACGAAAGAGATTTTGCAGGATCTGGGGATTACGCATTACGACGAGCAGACGCATACGGGGCTTGTCCGTCATATCATCGGGCGCGTCGGGTTCAATACCGGCGAGACGATGGTCGTGCTGGTGACCAACGGCCGCAAGATCCCGCAGGTGGAGACGCTGGTGGCGAAGATTCGCGAGCGCATTCCGCATGTGGTGAGCATCGTCCAGAACGTGAACAAACAGCAGACGAATGTGATTTTCGGCCGCGAGACTGTGACTCTGTGGGGGAGCGATACGATTACGGACACGATCGGGGATATCAAGTTCGATATCTCGGCGAGGTCGTTCTTCCAGGTCAATCCGGTGCAGACGGAAGTGCTGTATGGCAAGACGTTGGAGTACGCGCAGTTGGATGGCAGCGAGACGGTGCTGGATGCGTACTGCGGGATTGGGACGATTTCGCTGTTCCTCGCGCAGAAAGCGAAGGCTGTGTATGGGGTAGAGGTTGTGCCCGAGGCCATTGAAGACGCGAAGAAGAACGCGGCGCTGAATGGGTTGGAGAATGCGCACTTTGAGGTCGGTGGGGCGGAGGTTGTGATCCCGCGCTGGCATGAAGAGGGCGTGAAGGCTGATGTCATCGTCGTCGACCCGCCGCGCAAGGGCTGTGAGGAAGAACTGCTGGCTGCGATCGCGGAGATGAAGCCGGAGCGGGTGGTGTATGTGAGCTGCAACCCGGGGACGTTGGCGCGGGATCTTCGTTATTTGGAAGACCACGGGTTCCGCACGGTGGAAGTTCAGCCGGTGGATATGTTCCCGCATACGTTCCATGTGGAGTGCTGTGTGTTGCTCATTAGGAAGTAGCCTTTAATGCCGCGTTCACCGGTACCGTGGTCATGCCGCGATCACCACAATGGAGCAGAATTTAAGATCAAGGATTTCGCGGATTCATGGTTTTTCCGAATGGACAGACGGCATCGCGGCGAGAATGATAGTACAGCCGCGGTGAGTAGATGTAAGACCGGTGGAAAGGCAGATGAAGAAGATGACTCAGAAAACATTGAGCGGAGTATATGCCTTGGTTAGCGGAGCCTCAAGCGGGCTGGGCTATGCCATGTCGGAGGCTTTGCTGGAAGCTGGAGCTTCCGTTGCGTTAGCCTCCCGAAAAGGGCCGCTGCTGGAACAAGCGGTAGCCGGTTTTCAGAAGCGAGGCTTCGACGCGCACGCCCTGCCGATGGATGTCCGTTCCGAGGAATCTGTGAATCAGGCAGTTGAATGGGTAGAAAGGGTATGGGGCCGGCTTGATGTATTGGTCAACAATGCCGGAATCGGGATGAGGACAGTGAACCCCGAATTTTTGACTGAGCCTCAGCCCTTTTACCAGGTAACGCCGGAAGGATTCCGCGAATTGATCGATACCAATTTAACCGGATACTTTCTTGTGGCGAGAGGCTTCGCCCCCATGATGGTTCGGCGGGGCAAAGGAAGGATTATTAATATTTCGATGAATCACGAAACGATGAAACGAAAAGGATTCGTTCCGTACGGCCCGTCCCGTGCCGCCACCGAGTCTCTCTCTTACATTATGGCCGAAGATCTGAAAGATCATGGAGTGACCGTGAATATGCTGCTTCCGGGCGGAGCGACCGTGACCGGAATGATTCCCGATGAGTTCAGGAGGAAAATCGAATCGAGTGGATCCCTGCTGGACCCGCGGATCATGGCGGAACCGATCGTGTACCTTGCCTCAAAGGAGGCGGAAGGAATTACCGGTCAGCGCATTGTTGCCGCCGAATTTCACAAATGGCTTGCCGACCGTCGCCTTTTGCCGAATACCTAAAAACTCATCTCACATGAAAAAGACACGGTGCCAGGCACCGTGTCTTTTTCTCTTAGACGACTTTGGCCCCGGGGTCCCAGGTGGTGTAAAAATACTACGATTTAACAAAGAAAGATCCACTGTAGTGTAAAAAAAAAATCCTATTGACTGAATTAACGGAATCTAATATAGTATAAGTAACAACACCACTTGATTAAAAACGATAACTTTATCAATTGTCCACTTGGATGGAGAGTGGCTCCGTGAGCTTCAAGAATCGCAACTTCGTTTGGATCTTTCTAGCGGGCTTCGTTTCGGCCTTGGGCGACACGTTCTATTTTTTGACCCTGTCCTGGTTGGTGGTCGACCGGTTTCACTCGGGAACGCTGATGGGAACCATTATGCTGATCGTGGGCACCATTCGCTTTCTCTTCGGGATGCTTGGGGGAGGCATCGTGGATCTTATTGGACCCAAGCGGGTGCTGATTCTCTCCAACGTGTTTCGGGCCGGCGTGATGGCCGCGATGTTTGCGGCGCTGACGATCGGGGAAGTCGAGGTCTGGTATCTGCTGGTGCTGGGCGTGCTGTTTGGATTCGTCGACTCGCTCTACTGGCCGGCGTCCAGCGCGTTGCAGCAACGGGTGCTCCTGACGTTCGGCGAGTTGAATCAGGCGAACAGCATGCTGTATACGATTTCGCGGTTGCTGACTCTGTTCGGTCCGGCGCTGGGTGCCTACCTGTTGCTGGTGGCTTCCTACTCCACGATCATGCTGGTGATCGGCGCGGCGTTTCTCGGATCGGCGTTGCTCATTTCCTTCATTACGGTGCGGGAGGATCAGCCCGAGCCCACGCCCCGGCCGCAGAGCAAGTCCGCCGATAATCCTTTGAAAACGCTTCGCTCCAACCTGCGCGAGGGATACGGGTTTCTGCTGACGAACCGCGTGTTGCTCACGATGGTGCTGACGATTTTCTTTGCGAACATCGGGGCCAACGGCGTGATGGTGCTGTTTCCCTTTCTCGTCAACGATCTCGGCTGGGGAGGTAACGGTCTGGGGATCTTGCAGGTTTCGACGGCGGCGGGTTCGATTCTTTGCGGGTTCGTTTTCTCCGTGCGTCCCTTCAAGACCGCTTCGATCTACATCCCGATGATCGGATTCTTCGGGCAAGGCGCCATGCTGGTGGTGATCGCGCTCCAGCATCATCTCGGCGGCGTGTCGGCGTCGCTTTTCGTGCAAGGGATGTTCACGGCGCTGATCGGTGTCATGATCCCGACGATCGTTCAAACGTTGGTGCCCAAGCACATGATGGGACAAGTCGGCGGGATCATGATGACGATTTCGATGGCGAGCACGCCTTTTTCCCAATTCTTGTTTGGGACGTTGACCGACTCGTTTGGTTCCCAGTCCATGTTTTGGATCGCCGGGTGTTTGGAAGTGGCGACGGCGATGGCGGCGATCCTGTTTTTGAAAAAGTTGAGAATCCCGTATTCGTTGCAAGTCAGTTCTGAAGGAGTGTCACAATGAAGCTGTTGATTGGAGTCACCGGGTCTTCCGGCGTGATGGAAATTCCGCTGTACCTGCGGGTCTTCCGCGAGAAGCTGAATGCGCAGATCAAACTCGTTGTCTCGCCCAGCGTGAAAAATTTCGTCAATCCGAACTTTCTCGCCAAGTATGTAAACGGAGAACTCTACGAAGACATGCACGTTGGACACGGCGACATCATCACGCCGCACTCCGATCTGTCAAACTGGGCGGATCTCTACATCGTCTTGCCCTGCACGGCGAACACGTTGTCAAAAGCCGCCGCAGGGGCGGCCAGTGACCTGATCTCCATGCTGATTCTCGTCTACCGGAAGCCGGTCGTCTTTTTCCCGAACATGAGCCCTTGGATGTGGGAGAAAGCCTCGACGCAACGCAATGTCAAAACGCTGCTCGAAGACGGGCACCGAGTGGTGCAACCCAGCGGCAACGGGTGGATCACGGCGACAGGGATTCCGCAAGAGAGCGGCCATATGCCGCCGCCGCAAGCCACGGCTGAGTATCTCCTGAAATATTTTGAGGCTCTGCAAGCCCGGGAGAATTCGTAGTAGAAACGAAAGATGAAAGGAGGTGAGCCCAATGGAAAAAATGATCGATCTCGCTCCGACGCTTGATGTGTTGGACGGCAACCTCGATGATCTCTTGAGCCTTTCGGATGTGGATAACGAAAACGGCAACTGCCACATTTGCTAATCGTGGACGGAGGGGAATATCCCCTCCCTGTTTTCTCACCATGCCCGGTGGAGGAGGGGAATCAATGGAACCGTTTATCAAGTTGGAGCAAGAGGAGAAGCAGTTGGTCACCAACCGGTACAAAGCTTCGCGTTTCAATATGCTGGCCACGGAGGATGACGGCAGCCTGTATCTCTCGAATACGATGACGGGCTCGTTTATCGCTGTTCCGGCTGAGACCGTCCCCGAAGTGAAATCGCTTTTGCGACTCGGATATGAAGGTGAAGCGGAGGGGCTGGTCCAACAGTTGGTCGACCGTGGTTTTATGGTCAAAGAAGAAGTCAATGAGTTGTTCCGCGCCCGGATGCTGCACGAAATCGTCGGCC encodes the following:
- a CDS encoding diacylglycerol kinase, giving the protein MRPRARLIYNPSAGKEALLHSVPHILDYLEQGGLEVSTSMTHGPNDGVAAAKQACEEGFDLVIAAGGDGTINEVINGLSQMEKRPTLGILPGGTTNDLARALRLPRDLRSACEIILQGHRVPLDVGRVGDGFFINIAGCGRLTEITYEVPSKLKTHLGQLAYYVKGLEKLPFLKPIEIDIDSPDFAYEGKAMLCLIANSNSIGGFEKLAPNASLHDGVFDVIIVKPCKMPELIRLATLALRGEHLNSDRVIYFHTDRLTVSSPEEVELNLDGEYGGPLPQEFACLKHHLEVLVAKPELEA
- a CDS encoding cyclodeaminase/cyclohydrolase family protein, which codes for MSEQPRSRAGRFVDEPFPELCDWVAHPDVPSPAGGTVTACCAALAASLAELIARVTRNRLARQGQTDTEMEKILAEANSLRSKLLEYGEGDVYAAAKIIKGDLAACVRKDVGSPAKIAGTTVKLLRLLDGLGLKVPKHLHSDLRVVMFLSHACVFAICEIAEANIRMAGGADDALQERIDRWRQEANDYRDRVLAQT
- the rlmD gene encoding 23S rRNA (uracil(1939)-C(5))-methyltransferase RlmD, with the translated sequence MAKPKTPVPVQKNEYYEIDITGLGHEGEGVGKVDGFTVFVPKALPGERVKAKITKVQKTYSYGRLIETLVSTPDREEPPCPIYHRCGGCQLQHLSYEAQLRHKRQTVVDALTRIGKLEGVTVHETLGMSDPWAYRNKAQVPLGEIDGRLAVGFYAPRTHEIIEMQGCGIQHPYNDEIVHTTKEILQDLGITHYDEQTHTGLVRHIIGRVGFNTGETMVVLVTNGRKIPQVETLVAKIRERIPHVVSIVQNVNKQQTNVIFGRETVTLWGSDTITDTIGDIKFDISARSFFQVNPVQTEVLYGKTLEYAQLDGSETVLDAYCGIGTISLFLAQKAKAVYGVEVVPEAIEDAKKNAALNGLENAHFEVGGAEVVIPRWHEEGVKADVIVVDPPRKGCEEELLAAIAEMKPERVVYVSCNPGTLARDLRYLEDHGFRTVEVQPVDMFPHTFHVECCVLLIRK
- a CDS encoding SDR family NAD(P)-dependent oxidoreductase, which gives rise to MKKMTQKTLSGVYALVSGASSGLGYAMSEALLEAGASVALASRKGPLLEQAVAGFQKRGFDAHALPMDVRSEESVNQAVEWVERVWGRLDVLVNNAGIGMRTVNPEFLTEPQPFYQVTPEGFRELIDTNLTGYFLVARGFAPMMVRRGKGRIINISMNHETMKRKGFVPYGPSRAATESLSYIMAEDLKDHGVTVNMLLPGGATVTGMIPDEFRRKIESSGSLLDPRIMAEPIVYLASKEAEGITGQRIVAAEFHKWLADRRLLPNT
- a CDS encoding MFS transporter, which translates into the protein MSFKNRNFVWIFLAGFVSALGDTFYFLTLSWLVVDRFHSGTLMGTIMLIVGTIRFLFGMLGGGIVDLIGPKRVLILSNVFRAGVMAAMFAALTIGEVEVWYLLVLGVLFGFVDSLYWPASSALQQRVLLTFGELNQANSMLYTISRLLTLFGPALGAYLLLVASYSTIMLVIGAAFLGSALLISFITVREDQPEPTPRPQSKSADNPLKTLRSNLREGYGFLLTNRVLLTMVLTIFFANIGANGVMVLFPFLVNDLGWGGNGLGILQVSTAAGSILCGFVFSVRPFKTASIYIPMIGFFGQGAMLVVIALQHHLGGVSASLFVQGMFTALIGVMIPTIVQTLVPKHMMGQVGGIMMTISMASTPFSQFLFGTLTDSFGSQSMFWIAGCLEVATAMAAILFLKKLRIPYSLQVSSEGVSQ
- a CDS encoding flavoprotein; this encodes MKLLIGVTGSSGVMEIPLYLRVFREKLNAQIKLVVSPSVKNFVNPNFLAKYVNGELYEDMHVGHGDIITPHSDLSNWADLYIVLPCTANTLSKAAAGAASDLISMLILVYRKPVVFFPNMSPWMWEKASTQRNVKTLLEDGHRVVQPSGNGWITATGIPQESGHMPPPQATAEYLLKYFEALQARENS